A portion of the Gossypium arboreum isolate Shixiya-1 chromosome 8, ASM2569848v2, whole genome shotgun sequence genome contains these proteins:
- the LOC108469268 gene encoding expansin-like B1 yields MGFSLKLQYCLVSVMVLLPAVCYSQDYFVKSRATYYGSPDCLGTPSGACGFGEYGKSVNDANVAGVSRLYKNGTGCGACYQVRCTNPQICADNGVNIVVTDYGEGDNTDFILSPRAYARMARPDTAAHLFAYGVVDVEYQRIPCQYGGYKTQVKVHEHSKYPNYLAIVVLYQAGKSEILSVDIWQEDCKEWIGMRRAYGAVFDMANPPSGDISLRFQVRGSAGLTWVQAPNVIPKYWKAGVAYETDIQLY; encoded by the exons atggggTTCTCACTGAAACTTCAGTATTGCCTAGTGTCTGTCATGGTGCTATTACCTGCAGTGTGTTACTCTCAGGACTATTTCGTCAAGTCCAGAGCAACTTACTATGGCAGTCCTGACTGCTTAGGCACTCCAA GTGGAGCTTGCGGATTTGGAGAATATGGAAAAAGTGTCAATGATGCCAATGTCGCCGGGGTTTCCAGGCTCTACAAGAATGGAACTGGCTGCGGTGCTTGTTATCAG GTTAGGTGCACTAACCCTCAAATATGTGCTGATAATGGGGTGAACATAGTGGTGACCGACTATGGCGAAGGCGACAACACCGATTTCATCCTTAGTCCCCGCGCATATGCAAGGATGGCGCGACCAGACACCGCGGCACATCTGTTTGCTTACGGCGTTGTTGATGTAGAGTACCAAAGAATCCCCTGCCAATACGGTGGTTACAAGACCCAGGTTAAGGTTCATGAGCATAGCAAATACCCAAATTACTTGGCCATTGTAGTGTTATACCAAGCTGGTAAAAGTGAAATCCTATCCGTCGATATTTGGCAG GAGGATTGTAAAGAATGGATAGGAATGAGGAGGGCATATGGGGCCGTTTTCGACATGGCAAATCCGCCATCGGGAGACATCAGTTTGAGGTTCCAAGTGCGGGGCAGCGCCGGATTGACATGGGTGCAGGCACCGAATGTCATTCCTAAGTACTGGAAAGCTGGAGTTGCTTATGAAACGGACATTCAGCTTTATTAA